GGTGCGCAAGGCCGACGTCAACAACCCGGTCTACCAGAAGCTCGTCAAGATCTACCAGACCCAGCCGATCTTCGACCAGCTGATGAAGATCTCCGACAACTCCGCCTCGCTGGCCAACCACTACACCGCCGCCGACCTGCAGAAGATCATGCGCCAGGTGCAGGCTCAGGAGAAGGCCTCCTCGAAGAAGTGAGATTCCCGGCCGCCCGCGTTCTTGGGGCGGCATGAAAAGGCCCGCCTATGCGCCGTGCCCCGCCGATGGAAAGCGGGTCACGGCGCATAGGTAGGCCATGGCGCATAATGGACGGGGCCTTCGGGCCCCCGCGTTCGTAGGGCCGGCAAAGGCAACGAGACACAGCAAGGAAAGGTGGGTGACCGGATGGCAACGCCGATCATCGAACTCGACCACGTGGTCAAGGAGTTCAAGTCACGCTCAGCCGAGGGGAGGGGCGTGCGCGCGGTCGACGATGTGACCCTTTCGATCGAGAAAGGCGACATCTATGGCATCATCGGCTACTCCGGGGCCGGCAAATCGACGTTGGTGCGCATGATCAACGCGCTGGAACGCCCCACCTCGGGCTCCGTGCGCGTGCTTGGCGAGGACATCACCAACCTCAGCGAATCCAAGCTGCGCCCGGTGCGCCAGAAGATCGGCATGATCTTCCAGCAGTTCAACCTCTTCTCCACCAAGACGGTGGCCCAGAACATCGCCTATCCGTTGATGCTCGACCATTGGCGCAAGGACTACCAGGACAAGCGCGTCGCCCAGCTTTTGAAATTCGTGGGGCTCGAGGAGCACGCCGGCAAATACCCATCCCAGCTTTCCGGCGGCCAGAAGCAGCGTGTGGGCATCGCCCGCGCCCTGGCCACCAACCCGCAGATCCTGCTGGCCGACGAGGCCACCAGCGCGCTCGACCCGGAGACCACCGGCGAGGTGCTCGACCTGTTGGAGCAGGTCAACAAGCAGCTCGGCGTCACCATCGTCCTGATCACCCACCAGATGAACGTGGTCCAGCAGATCGCCAACCGCGTCGCCGTGATGAGCGAGGGGCGCGTGGTGGAGAGCGGCGACGCCTACAGCGTCTTCGCCGCGCCCCGCCAGGAGGTCACCAAGCGCTTCATCGCCACGGCCATCTCGGGGCTGCCCGACGCCGACCGCGTCGCCGACATGCACCGTCAGTGGGCCGGGCGCGTGGTCACGGTGCTTATCAGGCAAAAGGACGCCAAAGACTCGCGCAACGGCATGCTCACCTCGTCCTCGGGGCAGAACATCTCGGAGCTCATCGCCAAACACGGCGTCTCCACCAGCCTGCTCTACGGCGGCATCGACACGGTCGCGGGCTCGGCCATCGGGGCCATGACCTATGAGCTGACCGACGGCGCGGGCGACGTTGACGCGTTTTTGAAGGAGCTCGCGTTGAACAGCGACGTATTTGACTTCGGCACCGCGCAGGCGCCTCGCGAATACGGCGACGCCGTGGCCCATCCGCTGGGCGGCGGATCCGGGAAGGCGAGTGCGAGTGAAGGCGTCGATTCCACGAACGGCGGGAGCGAAGACGAGAAGCGAGGGGAGAGCCGATGAACGGCATTGATGTGATTACAGGCGCGGCCGCGGCCGGCCGCAACGGCGTCGTCACCCTGGCGTCCAACCAGGACTGGTCGGTGTTGAAGCCGATGCTCTTCCAATCCATCGCCCAGACCCTCGAGATGGTCTTCGTCACCCTCGTCGTCGGCGGCATCCTGGGCCTCGTGCTCGGCGTGGTGCTCTACGGCACGCGCCCGGGCAACCTCTTCGAGAACTCGGTGGTCTACCGCGTGCTCGACATCATCGTCAACATCGTGCGCCCCATCCCGTTCATCATCTTCCTGGCGGCCATCCAGCCGCTGACCATGAAGGTGGTCGGCACCTCCATCGGCACCATGGCCGCGATCTTCCCCATGGTCATCATGGCCACTTTCGCCACCTCGCGCCTGGTCGAGCAGAACCTCGTGCCCGTCGACTCGGGCGTGATTGAGGCGGCGCGGGCGATGGGCGCCTCCAAGCTCACCATCATCCGCACGGTGCTCATCCCCGAGGCACTCGGCCCGCTCATCCTGGCCTACGCGTTCCTGTTCATCTCGATCCTCGACATGTCGGCCATGGCCGGCTACATCGGCGGTGGCGGCCTCGGTAATTTCGCCATCTCCTACGGCTACCAGAAGTTCGATCCGACCGTCACCTGGACCGCCGTGATCATCATGATCGTGCTGGTGCAGGTGGTGCAGGCCATCGCCAACGCCTTCGCCAAGCACATCCTCAAGCGCCAGGGATAGGCGACCGGTTCGGCAGACGGCGCCATCGCGGAGCCTTCGCGGTGTCCGGCGTTCGGCGCGAGGAGAGCATAGGTTTGGGCGGCGCGAGCCGCAAGCAGAAAGTGAGTCATCTATATGAGTGAGAACCATATCGAACCAGTGCATATCGAGATCGGCGACGACATCCTCGCCGTGCGCCGCCACCTGCACCAGTACCCGGAGCTGGGTTTCAAGGAGTTCGAGACCACAAAGTACCTGCGCGGCCTGCTGACCGACCATGGCATCGAGGTGCTCGACACCGACCTGAAGACCGGATTGGTCGCCGAGATCAAGGGTGAGCATCCCGGTCCGCGC
This Bifidobacterium sp. ESL0790 DNA region includes the following protein-coding sequences:
- a CDS encoding methionine ABC transporter ATP-binding protein, which produces MATPIIELDHVVKEFKSRSAEGRGVRAVDDVTLSIEKGDIYGIIGYSGAGKSTLVRMINALERPTSGSVRVLGEDITNLSESKLRPVRQKIGMIFQQFNLFSTKTVAQNIAYPLMLDHWRKDYQDKRVAQLLKFVGLEEHAGKYPSQLSGGQKQRVGIARALATNPQILLADEATSALDPETTGEVLDLLEQVNKQLGVTIVLITHQMNVVQQIANRVAVMSEGRVVESGDAYSVFAAPRQEVTKRFIATAISGLPDADRVADMHRQWAGRVVTVLIRQKDAKDSRNGMLTSSSGQNISELIAKHGVSTSLLYGGIDTVAGSAIGAMTYELTDGAGDVDAFLKELALNSDVFDFGTAQAPREYGDAVAHPLGGGSGKASASEGVDSTNGGSEDEKRGESR
- a CDS encoding methionine ABC transporter permease; translation: MNGIDVITGAAAAGRNGVVTLASNQDWSVLKPMLFQSIAQTLEMVFVTLVVGGILGLVLGVVLYGTRPGNLFENSVVYRVLDIIVNIVRPIPFIIFLAAIQPLTMKVVGTSIGTMAAIFPMVIMATFATSRLVEQNLVPVDSGVIEAARAMGASKLTIIRTVLIPEALGPLILAYAFLFISILDMSAMAGYIGGGGLGNFAISYGYQKFDPTVTWTAVIIMIVLVQVVQAIANAFAKHILKRQG